In Pseudomonadota bacterium, the genomic stretch GCCTTGCCGTCCACGTAGGGCGAGGCTGCCGCCAGCGCCGGCAACAGCGGCAGGGCGATGCGGATGGCATCGTGCAGGCGCACGAACTCGGCATCGTCGGCGAACGGCAGGTTGATGTGCATGCTCTGCAGGTTCGCCCAGCCATGACCGCGGCAATTGAAGATGCGGTCGTAGGCGGCGTAGATCTCGTTCTGCTCGTGGGGCCACAGGCGTTGCTCGGTCAAGGGGTCCATCCACGGATGCATGGGCCCCGGCAGGATGCGCGCGTCGTGCTTTGCCAGCAGGCGCTCGATGCGCGCCACTTCCGCGCTGAACAAATCGTCGAGGCCATCGAGACTGGCGGCCGGCCCGTTGGTCTTCAATTCGATGACGTGCAGCGACAATTCATTCGACCAGCCGATGGGCCCGTCGGCGAACTCGTTGACCTCGGCGCCCGCCACGTCGGCAAGCAGCCTGTCGGCGATCGCGCGCACGTCCAGCGTGTCGCGGTCGACGATGGCGTATTCAATCTCGATGCCGTAAGCGGCGAAGGCATGCAGGGGGGCGCGCTTGCTCATGCGATGTCGAACTCCAGGCGCTTGCGCGCGATGATGCGGCGGAGCATGAGCCCCATGATTTCGCGGTACAGGGCATCTTTCAGGATCTTGTCTTCGTTGCCGGCATCGACATTGGGATTGTCGTTGACTTCGATCACCACCGCGCGACGGCCGATGCGTTTCAAGTCGACGCCATAGAAGCCGTCGCCGATGAGATTGGCGGCGCGCACCGCGGCACGCACGATGTCGGCCGGCGCTTCGGCGACGGAGAGGGTATCGACCGCGCCCTCGGCGGCGGTCTTGCCACTGGCGTCGCGCTGGATCACCTGCCAATGGCTCTTGGCCATGTGGTAACGGCACACATAGAGCGGCCGACCGTCGAGCACGCCCACCCGCCAATCGAAATCGGTGGGGCAGAACTCCTGCGCGACGACCAGATCCGAGCCATCGAAGAATTTCGCCAGCGCGCGATGCAATTCCTCGGCATCGGCGACCTTGATGACGCCGGCCGAGAACGAACTGTCCGGCGCCTTCAGCACGCACGGGAAGCCGCACACCGCCTCGACCTCGTGGGCGTTGCCGCGATGCACGATCAGGGTCTTGGGAATGGCGACGTCGTAACGGTCCAGCAGTTCGGCAAGATAGACCTTGTTGGTGCAGCGGATGATGGAGCGCGGATCGTCGATGACCACCAGGCCCTCGGCCTCGGCGCGCGTCGCCATGCGGAAGGTGTGGTGGTTGACCGCCGTCGTTTCGCGGATGAACAAGGCATCGAATTCGGCCAGGCGCCCGACATCATCGCGCGTGATGAATTCACAGGCCATGCCGACCGCGTCGGCGGCGCGTTCGAATTTCTTCAGCGCGCGCGCATCGGAGGGCGGCGTCTTTTCATTCGGGTCGACGAGGATCGCGACGTCGAAGCGCGAGGCGGCGCGCTTGCGCCGCACCGGGTGGCTGCGCTGGAAATGCGTGGCGGCGGCCTGTGCCACGAAGGCGTGATGCTTTTCGGGAATGTCATTGGCGCCGACCAGCACCACCGAGCGTAATTCCCAACGCTTGCCGCTGCGCTCCAGGCGCGCGCGCAGCAGGGGCGCCGGGAACAGGTCGAACAAGGCCTTGGCCAGCGCGTCGTAGCGGCTGGCCATGTTCTGTCCGAAGTAGACAGACAGCTCGAAGCTCTTCGAGCGCAGCGGCTTCAGCATGCGCTGAATGCGCTCGTCGAGGTCCTCCGACAGCGCCCGCACCACGCTGCGCGAGCGCAGGCCCTGCAGGGTGCTGATGCTCGGCATCGGCCGATGGCCGCGCGCTTCGGCCAGCAAGGACACGTAGTAGCCGCCGGTCTGGTAGCGATAGGAGCGGCACAGGTTGAAGACCTTGGCGGCGCGCATGTCGCTGTAGCGGCGGTCCGTCAGGTAGTCACCCGACGAGATTACTTCGACGCCGGGAATGGTCAGCGGCCAGCGCTTGGGATTGTCGACGACCAGAAGAGCACTCATTTCTCACGCTCCAGGATGAGCAGGCTGGCGTCGTAGGTCATGACGCCGAGCAGGATGGCACCGATCACGCGATCGATGTGTACCCAGTACTTGTGGCCCGCGCCAACCGGGTTGGGTACGTAGGGATCGGCCACGGCGATGCTGCGGTCCTCGCGGTTGTAACCGGCCAGCACCACGAAGTGACCACAGGATTCGCCGTGCACGTCGTCCGGATCGTCGTGCGGCCCGGCGATGCGGGCCTGACGATAGAGGTAAGTGAGATTGAGACCGGCAATCACCGGCACGCCGCGACGGAACATGCCGCGCAGTTCACCACGAGTCAGGTCGGTAAAACGCAGACGTCCGCCACGTTCCAGGAATTCACAATAGCCTTCGACCGCGAATTTGAACTTGGCGCTGCGTTTGCGCGCCGCGCGCTCGCGCAGCTTGGCGGCGATGTCGGTGTCCGCATCCTCGAACCAGGTCGGGTCGAACAGGTTCAGATTGAAGGTGTAGATGGTGGCCTCGAAGCCACGCTTCAGGGCGTCGCAGGCGAGATGCACCTCGAGCGTGCCGCCCTCGTCCAGCGACGTGACCGAGCCGATGACCTTGGACAGGCTGACATCGAGGCCGTGGTAGCGATACAGCGCATGCAGACAGGTCGGACCGCAGGTGATGCCGTCGGGCTGCGGCTCGATGTCGACGGGCAGTTCGACGACGTCTTCAGGCATCGCGGCGACGCTGCGAAATCGGGTGACGAATGCTCAGACGCGGCCCCTCCAGGGTGACGGATTTTACCTTGCGACCCGGCGCTCGATACCCAGATCGAGCGCCTAGGACGGCCCGCGATTTTCGGGTTTAATGCCATGCAAGGGAAGAGCACGGCGTCAATCGCAAGCGTGCTCGCCATCGCATTATGTCGCGAGGAACCGCCACGATGAAATTCGGATTGATCTACGAACTGTCCACGCCGCGCCCCTTCACCGCGGCCACCCAGCGCGAGGTGTTCGAAAACGCACTCGAACAGATTCGCGTGGTCGATGAACTCGGCTTCGGCAGCGTGTGGTGTGTCGAGCATCACTTCCTCGAAGAATACAGCCACGCGAGCTGCCCGGACATGTTCCTGACCGCCGCCGCGCGCGAAACCAAGCACATTCGCCTCGGCTTCGGCATCGGCACCTGCGTGCCGTCCATGCATTCGCCGATCCGCTGGGCCGAAAAGGCCGCCTTCCTCGATCACCTGTCCAATGGCCGCGTCGAGTTCGGCACCGGCCGCTCCTCGACCTGGAACGAACTCGGCGGCTTCAATTCCATCATCGACGACACCAAGCGCACCTGGGACGAGTTCTGCCGCGTGATCCCGAAGATGTGGACCGAGGAACGCTTCTCCTACAACGGCACCTACTTCAGCATGCCGGAGCGCTGCGTGCTGCCCAAGCCGATGCAGGACCCGCACCCGCCGCTGTGGGTGGCGGTGACCGCGCCGGGCACCGAGTTCGATGCGGCCGAGCGCGGCATGGGCGCGCTGATCCTGTCGATTGCCGATGTCGAGCGCTGCGTGCCGCGCATCAAGGAATACCGCGAGCGCATCAAGCGCTGCCGGCCGGTCGGCGCCTTCGTCAACGACCAGGTCGCGATCGCCAACTGGCTCTACTGTCATCCGGACGACGATTACGCCAAGCGCAAGGGTGAGGAGCTGGTCGCGACCTTCGGCTACATGGCCGGTCAGACCATCGAGGTGTCGGAGGCCTACCCGGCCAACAACTACACCGCCATCGGCCTGTTGGGCTCACTGCGTCCCGACCCGAATGCGCCGGGCGACCAGAAGAAGCCGCCGGCCAGCGGCCTGTGCTTCGGCAACCCGCAAGCCCTGGTGGAAACCATCAAGCGCTGGGAGGCGGCCGGCGTCGACCACCTGGTGTTCATGATCCAGGCGCGCGAACACCTGCCGCAGAAGGACGTGCTCGATTCCCTGCGCCTGTTCGCCAAGGAAGTCATGCCGCACTTCAGCGGCGCGCGCGTCGGCGCGGCGGTGAACGCATGAACGCGCCGGTCCTGCTCTACGGCAACCGCGCGGCGGACAGCGTGCCGCTGGCGGCCATGGCGCTCGATGTCTCGCCGCAGGAAACCCTGGTCCTGCCCGATGTGCAGATCCTCTACGTGCTGCACGAGATGCCGATGCAGACGGCGCTGGCGCGCCTGCCGGTGGCGCTGCACCCGAGCATCCCGGCGGTGCTCGGCATCACCTTCATGCATGCCAAGGACAGCCCGTTCGGCGAGTTCACGCTGGCCTATGTCGGCATCGCCTGCCGTACCGGCATCAAGCCGCGGCATTTCATCACCGGCGCGTTCTGCGGCAATGCGGACGCCGCCAAGTACTTCGGCGGCCGCTACGGCTTCGACTGCAGGCACGCCGTGGTCAGCTACCACGAGACCTACGACCGCATTCGCGGCGAAGTGAGCGTCGATGGCCGCTCGATACTCGATGTCGCCATCGCCGAATGCATCCCGCTGGTCGGCGCCGGCGGCATGATCAAGTACTCGCCGCCCTTGACCGCGACGCGGGTGGGCGGCGAGCCGGCGCTGGTGCAATTCGAGGCGGGCTACGATTTCAAACGCTCGATACGCGGCCGCTCGCAGCTCGCGACGTTCGACGCCGCCGCCCTCGGCGACGCCGCGCTGACGCCGACCATGGGCATCGCCGGATCTCATGCGGTGGTCGATCTGCATCTCATGCCGGCGCGCTTCCAGGTCTGCCCCCGGGCGCGGCGCGAGAGCGGCATGACCCGGAGGCGCAGTTGGGACAAGTCGGCGCTGACCCGGCGGTCGGGGTCCCCCAGGTGGGACTATCTGTCAGGCTGAAGTCCCGCGAATTCAGTCGCACATTCATGTGTCGATGGTGCCAAGAGGGCGCCTCGGCGGGCCATTGAGTGTCAGACTGACCGCCCCACAGGTCGGGACATTCAGGTCGACGGGCGGTTTCGCTGAAGTCGACCCACGAGGTGATTTCAGTGTCAACCCTCGACCATCGCGCGCATGCTCAGAGGTCGGACATTCAGGGGCAACTGGCGGCGCGTCAGATGTGCGGTGCCACCATGGGTGTTCGCACGAGGGGGCCGTCCCGCGCTCGGCATCCCCGGTGATTACTCGCTCGGCTTGTTCAAGGCCATCGAGCAATCGCCGCTGGCACTGATCGGCACCTGTGACGAACAGGGCGCGGGCTTTGCCGCCGATGCCTACGCGCGTATCCGCGGGCTCGGCGCGGTGGCGGTCACCTATGGCGTCGGCGGCTTGAAGCTCGTCAACTCCACCGCCCAGGCCTACGCCGAGCGCTCACCGGTGGTCGTCATCAGCGGCGCGCCGGGCGTCGGTGAAGCGGCCAACGACGCCCTGCTCCACCATCGTGTGCGCGATTTCGGCACGCAGATGCGCGTGTTCCGCGAGGTGACGGTGGCGCAATGCCTGCTCGATGACCCGCAGACCGCGCAGCGTGAAGTGCGACGCGTGCTGGCGGCGGCGGCGCGCAACAAGCGGCCGGTATACATCGAGATCCCGCGCGACCGCGCCTTGGCGCCGATAGCCGACGAAGGACCGGAGTCCACCGCTCCCGCGACGCCGACCTGTGACGCCGCCACGCTGGCCGAAGCCTTGCACGAAGCGGTCGACATGCTCAATCGCGCCACGGCGCCGATCATCCTGGCGGGCGTCGAGCTGCATCGCTTCGGCCTGCAGGACAAGCTCATCCAGCTGGTCGGCAAATCCGGCATCCGCTTCGCCACCACCATCATGGGCAAGTCGGTGGTCAACGAAGAACTGCCGGGCTTCGTCGGCGTGTATGCCGGCAGCCTGTCCAACGAGATGGCGCGTGCGGCGGTGGAGTCCAGCGACTGCGTGCTCAATCTCGGCGCGATGCTGACCGATCTCGACACCGGCATCTTCACCGCCAACCTCGACCCGGCGAAGCTGATCGCGGCCGGCGCCGAATCGCTGAGCATCCGTCGTCATCATTTCCAGGGCATCGGCCTCGCGACCTTTCTCGACGGCCTGTGCCGCGCCAACCTGGTGGCGCGCGGCGCCCTGCCGCCAAGCTGTCATGCGCGCCTCGACAGCTTCGAGCCGGTCGGCGATGGCGCGGTCTCGATCGCGCGCCTGTTCGAATGCCTGGACGCCGAGCTGTCGGAGAACATCGCGGTGATTGCCGACCCCGGCGATGCCCTGTTCGGCGCCATCGATCTGACCATCCATTCGCGCAGCGAATTCGTGGCCTGCGCCTACT encodes the following:
- a CDS encoding alpha-keto acid decarboxylase family protein, with the protein product MLRGRTFRGNWRRVRCAVPPWVFARGGRPALGIPGDYSLGLFKAIEQSPLALIGTCDEQGAGFAADAYARIRGLGAVAVTYGVGGLKLVNSTAQAYAERSPVVVISGAPGVGEAANDALLHHRVRDFGTQMRVFREVTVAQCLLDDPQTAQREVRRVLAAAARNKRPVYIEIPRDRALAPIADEGPESTAPATPTCDAATLAEALHEAVDMLNRATAPIILAGVELHRFGLQDKLIQLVGKSGIRFATTIMGKSVVNEELPGFVGVYAGSLSNEMARAAVESSDCVLNLGAMLTDLDTGIFTANLDPAKLIAAGAESLSIRRHHFQGIGLATFLDGLCRANLVARGALPPSCHARLDSFEPVGDGAVSIARLFECLDAELSENIAVIADPGDALFGAIDLTIHSRSEFVACAYYASLGFAVPAAVALQLAEPQWRPLVLVGDGAFQMTGMELSTAARYGLTPIVVVLDNNGYGTERPMLDGCFNDVQPWAVSRIPDVIGSGRGYEVDTEAQFVAALKSAIADTRQLAVIHVHIAQGDVSPALERLTRELGRRVS
- a CDS encoding RimK family protein; the encoded protein is MSALLVVDNPKRWPLTIPGVEVISSGDYLTDRRYSDMRAAKVFNLCRSYRYQTGGYYVSLLAEARGHRPMPSISTLQGLRSRSVVRALSEDLDERIQRMLKPLRSKSFELSVYFGQNMASRYDALAKALFDLFPAPLLRARLERSGKRWELRSVVLVGANDIPEKHHAFVAQAAATHFQRSHPVRRKRAASRFDVAILVDPNEKTPPSDARALKKFERAADAVGMACEFITRDDVGRLAEFDALFIRETTAVNHHTFRMATRAEAEGLVVIDDPRSIIRCTNKVYLAELLDRYDVAIPKTLIVHRGNAHEVEAVCGFPCVLKAPDSSFSAGVIKVADAEELHRALAKFFDGSDLVVAQEFCPTDFDWRVGVLDGRPLYVCRYHMAKSHWQVIQRDASGKTAAEGAVDTLSVAEAPADIVRAAVRAANLIGDGFYGVDLKRIGRRAVVIEVNDNPNVDAGNEDKILKDALYREIMGLMLRRIIARKRLEFDIA
- a CDS encoding LLM class flavin-dependent oxidoreductase; translated protein: MKFGLIYELSTPRPFTAATQREVFENALEQIRVVDELGFGSVWCVEHHFLEEYSHASCPDMFLTAAARETKHIRLGFGIGTCVPSMHSPIRWAEKAAFLDHLSNGRVEFGTGRSSTWNELGGFNSIIDDTKRTWDEFCRVIPKMWTEERFSYNGTYFSMPERCVLPKPMQDPHPPLWVAVTAPGTEFDAAERGMGALILSIADVERCVPRIKEYRERIKRCRPVGAFVNDQVAIANWLYCHPDDDYAKRKGEELVATFGYMAGQTIEVSEAYPANNYTAIGLLGSLRPDPNAPGDQKKPPASGLCFGNPQALVETIKRWEAAGVDHLVFMIQAREHLPQKDVLDSLRLFAKEVMPHFSGARVGAAVNA